ATTAATACAAATTTTATCTAATTAAGAAATATAAGAAAAAAAAATCAATACTTATTTACTTATTCCTCGTTGCTGTTCTTTGAAAATTTAAGACTATTAAAAATTTTCACGGAATTATTGTTCTTCCGATAATATAATATATATAATTGGTTTATCATAAAAAAGAACTACTTTTGCGGTCTTATCAAAAAAAAAATTCATGCAAAATTTTGAAGAAACGGGTATTAACTCGCAAATAATTAAAGCCATTGCAGAACTCGGCTTTGAAAAACCTACACCTATTCAAGAATTAACAATACCGCATTTACTTGAAAGCAATAAAGATTTAGTTGCATTGGCTCAAACAGGAACAGGAAAAACAGCTGCTTTTTCTCTGCCTATATTAAATCAAATAGACTCAGAAACAGGGAAAACACAAGCGTTAATTCTTTCTCCTACCAGAGAATTATGTATTCAAATAAGTAATGATATAAAAGCATATTCAAAATATTTGAAAAATATAAGAATTGCAACAATTTACGGCGGTGCAAGTGCCGACAAGCAAATTGCCGAACTTAAAAAAGGTTGCCAAATTGTTGTAGGAACTCCCGGTCGTGTTCTTGATATGGTAAAGCGTAAAAAATTAAAAGTAAATAATATAAGTTACCTTATCTTAGATGAAGCAGATGAAATGCTTGACATGGGTTTTAAAGATGAACTTGATGCAATTTTAGAAACAACACCTGACGACAAGCAAACATTACTTTTCTCTGCAACAATGCCTAAAGAAATTGCAAAAATTGCAAGAAAATATATGAATGATGTGGAAGAAATTGCCGTAGGAGACAAAAATAAGGGAGCAGAAAATGTTAATCATCAATATTATTTAACAAAAGCAAAGGACAGATTTAAAGCTTTGAAACGTATTATTGATTCTCATCCTCAAATATACAGTATTGTTTTTTGCAGAACAAGAAGAGATACAAAAGAGGTTGCCGATAAATTAATTGAAAGCGGTTATAATGCAGAAGCACTTCACGGTGATTTATCACAAGCACAAAGAGATTATGTGATGAACCGTTTCAGAACAAAACATATGCAAATATTAGTAGCAACCGATGTTGCTGCCAGAGGTTTGGACGTTGAAAGTTTAACACATGTTATTAATTATAATATTCCGGAAGAACCGAAAATATATATTCACAGAAGCGGAAGAACAGGAAGAGCAGGAAAAACAGGAATTTCAATTTCATTAATCCATTCAAGAGAATTATTTCGCCTTCGTAATATTGAAAAAACAATCGGCAAAAAAATTGTCAGAAAAATGATTCCCGGAGGAAAAGAAATATGTGAACGACAATTATTTGACCAAATTGATAAGATAGAAAAAATAGAAGTTGATAAAGCTCAGATTGATCCGTTTATGGATGTTATTTATAAGAAATTAGAATGGTTAAGTCGTGAAGAATTAATCGACCGTTTTGTTTCTGTTGAATTCACAAGATTCCTGTCGTATTATAAAAATGCTCCGGATTTGAATATTGATGAAAACGCAAAGGATGAAAGAGATGACAAAAGAGGAAAAAGACGTCAACGTGACGGTGATTTCTCAAGATTCTTTATTAATATCGGTTCTAAGAAGAAACTTTCGCCGACTAAATTAATGGGACTGATTAATGAAACAACCAGAAAAAGAGATATTCAAATAGGTAAAATTGATATAATGGACAGTTTTTCTTTTTTTGAAGTTGACAGCTCGTTTGAAAAAGAAGTTTTGGCTGCTTTTACAGATTATAAATATAAAGGAATGAATGTTACGGTTGAACTTTCAAAAGAAAAAAAGTCAAGCGGGGAAAACAGAGGCGGTTCTAAAAAAAGAAGTTATTCTAAGAGAAAACCGGACAGAAGAAAAAGAAAACGATAAAATCATAAAACAAATTAGTTTAAAATAAAGAGATAGGCATTGCTTATCTCTTTTTATTTAATAATTTTGCTCTTAAACTAAATATTTTAAAAACATTTATTTATATTTGTCATACTTCAAAATTCACAAAAGAAAAATTTAATATTATGGAAATAAGCAAACTTACAAATGAAGATAAAGTTTTTATCAGAACTATTTTTAAAGAAATGCGTGAAAAAACAAACAATTTTGCAATTGAAAGAGACTTTGTAATGTCGAATGCTCAGTTGTTTACATTTTTAAGTAATGCTCCCGCAGCTTTAGCAATTGCAAGTGACGGAACAGTTGATACTGAAGAAATTGCAGCATTAGAAAAACTATCTCGTTCAATAGATGTATATATAACTGTAAGTATAGAACTTATGGAAATGATGGCTGTTGCATTCGAACCTGAAAATGTAATGTCAAATGAAGAATTTAATATGCGAGTAGGTTCTGAACTTTTATTTTTAAGCCGTAATATGCAAAAATATGAGGAGAACTTTATTGCTGCTATAAAAGCATTATTAACATTTGATTTTAATCCTGAAAAAGACGGTTCGTTAACTTCTTCTTTCAGTATGCTTATGAATACAATGATTGAAAATAATGTAAGTAAAAATAAAGAAGCAGAATTGAAAAAAATGAATGAATTTAAAGCTAAAATCGGTATTGCTTCATAATCATTTAAGATTTAGATATTATAAACTCCGAATTATTTAAACTTATTCGGAGTTTTTTCTTTTTATAAACCGTAATTATTTAAAAATTTATACTTTCGCAATCTGTTTAGTTTCATATTAACAGTTAAACAATCTAAAAAAAATAATTTAAAAAAATAAAAATGTATCCTACTTTAAGCGAATTTTTAAAAGATGTTTTCGGAATAGATATTCCTTTACCGGTTCAATCATACGGGCTTTTTGTTGCAATTGCTTTTCTTGTCGGAATTTGGATAATGATAAAAGAAATGAAGAGAAAAGAAAAACAAGGGCTTTTTACGGCATCCGAAAAAAAAGTATTTGTAGGTGCTCCCGCAAAACCTAAAGATTTAATAATATCAGGGATTGTAGGTTTTATTATCGGTTACAAATTACTTGACATAGTATTAAGATATTCACTTTTTGTTGATAATCCCGGTGATTTTATTCTTTCAACCGACGGAAATTTTATAGGAGGAATTTTAGGAGCCGGACTGTCAATATTTTTTACATGGAGAGATAAAGAAAAACAAAAATTAGATAAACCCCTTTGGGAAACAAAAAATGTATTTCCGCATGAACTTGCCGGGCATATTTTATTTATTGCAGGTGTTGTAGGTTTGCTCGGAGCAAAAATATTTCATAATTTAGAAAATTGGGACGATTTAGTTGCAGACCCGATAGGAGCATTGCTTACTTTCAGCGGACTGTCATTTCTGGGCGGTCTGATACTTGGCGGTGTTGCAATAATATGGTTTTTGAAGAAAAGAAAAATTAGTGTAATACATTTTGCCGATGTTGCCGCAATTGTTTTGCCCTTAGGTTATGCAATAGGAAGATTGGGATGCCAAGTTGCCGGCGACGGCTGTTGGGGTGTTTATAACGAAGCATTTGCAAACCCGGGTACAATACCTGCCGCAGCATACGAATTAGGACATGTTGCATCTTTTGCACCGCCTGAATGGTTAAGCTTTTTACCTGATTGGTTATTTGCATACAGCTATCCTCATAATATTAACAATGAAGGCATTTTAATGGCAAATTGCACATGGGAACATTGCCACGCCCTTGCAGCTCCTGTTTTTCCTACTCCTTTGTATGAAACAACAATGATGCTTATTGTTTTCTTCATACTTTATAAAATAAGAAAGAAAATTAAAATACCGGGAATGTTATTTACGATATATTTTATTTTTGCCGGTCTTGAACGCTTTCTTATTGAAAAAATAAGAGTAAACAACATTTATAAAATCGGAAATATTGAAATAACACAGGCTGAACTTATTTCATCGTTTATGATGATAATAGGAATTGCAGCCGTTATTTACCTTCTTAAAAATAAGGAAAAGATGATTGCAAAATTCGGAAATTCTGCTGAAGTATAGAGAAAATTGTGTATATACTATTGTTGGGCATCATACTGAGCCAACCGCACATTTTACACATTTGTTTTTTTGCCTACGCTCAATATCCAACGCTAAAAAAATAAAAGAGTAAATTTTTCCACGCTCAAAGAAAAATTCAAAAAAAAACATTATATTTGACCAGAATTAGTCAAGTCTAAATTTGGTAAAATGACACTTGGACAAAAAATAAAAGAATTAAGAGAATCTACAGGAATGTTTCAGAGACAGCTTGCTGCAATACTTGAAATCGGAGACGGCTTTTTAAGTAAAGTTGAAAGTGACCAAAAAGCCTTAAAGCGTGAACACCTAAAAACAATAAGCAATACATTCAATTGCTCTTTTTCGGAATTAGAAGCTTTGTGGATTGGCTCGAAAGTTTATGACATCGTTAAAGACGAAAAAGAAGGGATGAACGCACTGAAAGTTGCTGAAGAACAAATGAAATACGAGAAGAAATAATAAATGAAATATCAACTATATAAAAAGGATAGAAAAGAAGTTGTTCCTGTTAAAGAGGTTAAACTTAATAAACTTGCAAGAGTCAAACTCAACGAGATTTTTGAAAAAAGAGTTGAATTGAGAATACCAAGTAGATTTATTGAAGATTGGGAAGAAGTTGCATTATTTCATTCAAAAGGAGATGTTGAAAGAGCAAATGCAATTCTATTTCCTAAAGAGAAATCAGCTTTTGCTTTGAATAATAGTTTAAATGATTTTACTGCTAAAGAATGGTTACCTGAAACAATAACGGTCTTTAGTCAAAAAGGATTAGGTGCTGGCAATAAAAATGCACAAATAGAAAAACAGCATCCTGCCCCTTTTTCTTTTCAGGATGTTGGCAAACTTATTCAATTTTTTTCTAAAGAAAATGACAAAGTTCTTGACCCATTTTCAGGAGTTGCATCAACTGTAAAGGCTTGTGTATTCTATAACAGAGTTGGCTATGGAATAGAATTAAACCCTAAATATCACGATTTAGGACTGCAACGAATTGAATTAGAAATTCCAGATGATTTTCCTCTAAAGAACAAGCAAATTTTAATAAATGGAAATAGTCAAAAAGAGATTAAAAAGTTTAAAAAAAATCAATTTGACTTTATTGTAACAAGTCCACCATATTGGGACATTTTAGAAACCGTTGACCATAAAGGTAAAGAGCGGATTGATAATGATTTAGACCATAAGTATAGTGAGGATAATGAGGACCTTGCAAATATTGAAGATTATGACAAATTCTTATCAACACTTACAAAGTTTTTCAACGATTGTTCAAAGCCTCTAAAGCCTAAAAAGTATATGTGTGTAATTGTTAGCGACTTTAGAAAAAAAGAAAAATACTATACATTTCACGCAGATTTAGCGAATGCATTGGAGAAAAAAGGAAATTTTGTATTAAAAGGAATTAGAATATTATACCAAAGGCATAAAAGTATTTATCCTTACGGTTATCCTTTTTCATTCGTTCCAAATATGCACCATCAAAACGTTTTAATTTTCCAAAATATCAAGAAAGATGATTGAGATAAACAAAATACATTACGGAGACTGTATCAAGCAAATGCAGAAATTAGAAAACGAATCTATTGATTTAATAATCGCTGACCCACCTTATAATTTAAACAAGGATTTTGGAAATTCTTCTGATAATTGGAATGATGTAGATGGTTGGATTAAATGGTCAAAAAAATGGCTTGATGTAGCAATTACAAAATTAAAACCAACAGGTTCAATTTTCATTTATGGTATACACCATTATTTATGTCATCTTCACGTTTATCTTTATCAAAAAGATTTAAAATACAGAAGGCAAATAATTTGGCATTATGAAAACAGCTTTTCTGGTTATAAAAATTCGCCTTCGGCAAATTACGAACCAATACTTTGGTTTTCAAAAACAGATGATTACACGTATCATCAAATAAGAGAGCCATACAAAAGCACAGAAAGATTAAAAAATAAAATAACCAAAAACGGAAAAGTTTGGACACCACATCCAGATGGGAAACATGCTGGAGATGTATGGAATATTCCGGTTTTAGCAGGAAATAGATTTGCGAATGAAAAAGTCGACCATCCAACACAAAAACCATTAGCCATTTGCGATAGAATTATAAAACATTTCTCAAATGAAAATGAGTTAGTTCTAATTCCTTTTGGTGGTTCTGGTAGTGAATGTGTTAGTGCTCTAAAAAACAATAGAAACTTTATTGCATTCGAAAAAAACAGAGACTACATTAAAATTGCAAATAATCGCTTGAAAGGTTTAAATATCAATAATCAAATTGAGATAGAAATTAATATGAGATAGAAATTAATATAAATGGTATATTAGCAGAAATTTAATTCCTGTTAATCAATGAAAAATTTTCCTCATCAATTTAATGACCTTACCAAAATATTTAACGCCTTATTAACTATAAAACAGCTGATAGATGAAGAAACAGCCCTAAAAGACGAAAATTTTGGAGAACTTTTAACAAGAAACTTAATCTACACATATAGAGATAAAACACTATCTGTTGATGAATTTCTTGCTTTGGAAGAAGGAAAACCAAAAGCAAATAGAGGTTACTTAACAGTTGCGAGAGATATTAGACGTTTATTTGAGCTTCTTGGTTTTTTAACTGTTTTCGAAGATAAGTCTGGAACTTTAAGTTCACAGGCAATACAGTTGCTTGCTTCACCAAATGAAGAAATAAAAAAAGAATTGTGGAAAAATTCATTTTTACAATTAGGTTTAGAAGGAACAGATGGAGAAATAAGTCATCCTTATAGAATCTTACTTAAACTTGTCCAAGATAAACCTGGAATAGAGACAAAAAAATTAATGCTGGCTCTTGAAGCGGAAAATGATTCAATTGAAGAATATGAGAGGATTATTGACCTTTCCGAATCATCAATAGAAGAAATTCTTGAATCTACAGGAACTTCTGAATCAATGGCGAGAAATGCTGTTAAAATTCTTCCCGGAATTGCAGAACAATTAGGAGATATTGCAAGAAGAGGAAATAATGCTTTTCCAATAGGTAGAGTTGTTATTACAGAAGATGAAATTTCTACAGAAATACCACCTGAAGCAACAAATGCAGAAGGAGTTCCATATTCGCAATACAGACCTGTAACTTCAGGTACAATTGCGGTTGACCCAATTTTTAATACAATTTCATCCGTAAGTATAGATTATACAGAATCAATTAGAATTCGTCAGAAACGTTTAGCACAACATCAAGAAATTGTAAGACAACTTGGACTGTTCTGTGAAGAAAAAGCATTTGAACTTTATGAAGGAAAGTTCGATTGTTTGTCTACAATGGAAGAAACAGCTTTAGTTTTTGAAATTAAAACTATTTTAAGTTCCATGTCTGACCAAGAAAAGCAGACAATTAAAGGAGTTGGGCAGCTTAAGTACTATAAGTTTTCAATTGTCAACAAACAAATGGAATACGAGGACATAAAAGAATTTTTAGTCTATTCTCAAAAACCACAATTTTGTTTAATTGAATTTTGTACAGCTGAAAATATAAAAGTTGTTTGGTTGGAAGATGGAACGTTTAGAATTTATGATTCTGTTTCGAATGAGGATATTGATTTTGAACCTTTAGATTTTGTATAAAAAGTCAACGCTTAAAGCTATACACATTTGCAATCTCTCAAGCCAACGCTCAAGCCAAAATTGCAAAAGAGTATGTCTTTGCCAACGCTTTCAACAGAATGGAAAATAAAGTACGAAAACACAACAACGTGTATAAATCATTGGGCAATAAGTGGTTAAATGGAATTTATAGATATAAATAAACATTACAGTAAACTGAAAATGAAGTGATTTGAAATGCCCAACGCTTCATACACAAACTGTCCCCAATGCCAAAATATCTAGGATACCTGTTAGAATAATCATTTTTCACTGAAAAAAGCAATATAAACAGCATTTTTTTTAATCTTTTTTAAACTGATATAATCCGGATGATATTCTCCATTAATATACATATCCGTTTGGTCGCAATAATGCTTGCTTGCAGGTATTCCGCTTACTCCTGTCGGTATAATGCTGTATGATTCATCATAGTTTGCAGTATTATATATATGTCTGTGAGATGCACCGTGATTTGCAATATAAGGGTCTTTAAAATCATAAGAATACGGACTTACGGTATGATAACTTCCGCCCGCTCTTAATGTTCTGTTTAAATTAAATGCAAAATCTAACATTTTAACTTTTCCCAAAGGTTGTATTAATGCTAATTTATGAATATCTCCCCATTTAGTTTCTGTAATATTTTTACTGTATTTTTCTTTAAATTCGGGAATCAGTTCTTTAAAAGATTTTTGTATAATATCTTCTAATGTTTCGGTTTCTTTTGTGTTAACATCATCACACCATACTGAACCTTCATTTTTTATTACTTTATCTGTTAAATAGTTAGTCAGTAAATCCATTTTTAGAAATTCTTCATATAATGTATCTCCCATTTCGTCTTTCATAATATTTTTGCTGAAAATAATATAATATTCTTCAAAAATTAAAGGAGCAACTTCGTCTTTTGAATATACATTATCCCAATTTTTCAATAAATCAAAAGCTTTCTGCTCATCCGACGTTAATTTTTTCATATTTTTAACATACTTTAAAATAACAGGTTTCATATCATCTGTTAATACGGAATGTTGGTCGTTTTGCATCTTTTTAAAATCATCAATCGATAATTTATCTTTTGCCGTCAGCATTTGTTCTATTCTGTTTGCTCTGTTAGGAAGGTCAAACCATTCGCTTATATAGTAAGGGGAATCATTGCCTGTTGTTCTGTTGTTTGCCGAAAATACATATCCGCATTCGGGGTTATATATGTAGGGCAAAGAATCAAACGGAACAAAACTGTTCCAATCATAAAGGCTTGTGTCACCGGGGAAAAATAAATATCCGGGTGCTTTTCTTTCAGGAATTCCGGCACAACACTGTATTCCTATGTTGCCTTTTGTATCTGCATAAGCAATATTCTGACTTACAGATTTAAAACTGCTCACGGCATCTCTGAATTCTGTCCAATTTTTAGCCCTGTTAAGCATATAAACGGCTCGAAGTTCATTACTTCGTTCATTTCCTATCCAGTGCATTGAAATACTGTTGTTTTCAATTTCTTTAAATTCATTTATTATCGGTCCTCTGTGCGTAAAACGAATTTCCTTTTCAACAGGTTTCTCTTCTCCTTTGACATTAATAAGTTCTTTTCTTACTTCCATATCTTTCCATTCTCCGTCATATTTATATTGATTTTTATTATCAGGATTAATTTTTTCTATATAAAAATCTGCTCCGTCCAGCATAACATTCGTCATTCCCCAAGAAATATCGGCATTATGCCCTGCAATAACAAAAGGTTGCCCGGGTAAAATTACACCCGTAACATCAAGTTTTCCTTCAACATGTTGGTGTATTTGCGACCAAATACCGGGAACCATTAATCCGAGGTGCATATCATTTGCAAAAATAGGCATTCCGGTAGTGCTTTTTTTACCTGCAACAACCCAATTGTTACTTGCTCTGAATACAGGAGGAGCAATCTTATTAATTTTACGAATACTTGATATTAGATTAGTATCGACAAGTATTTCGTTAAGTTCAAAGTCGGGGTAAACTTGTGTTTTCTGTAAAGATAAATCAGGTAATAATTCTTTAAATTTTGCCTCACTTACTTTATTTCTTACTTTATAAATAATTGACTCTGTTCCCCACCCCGTTTCAAGATTCCAAGCCATGTAACCTATTAAGTTTAAGGAATGTATCGGCTTCCATTTTTCCGGTTTATACCCGAGAATTCTGAATTCAAAAGATAAATTGTCATTATAATCTTCAATATATTGATTTACGCCGTCTGCAAAATTTTCTAAAGCTTTTAACATTTCAGGGCTTATTTCTTCCAATACCATTTCAGATTTTTCGGCCATTCGCAAAGAACGAAGAATAACATCTGATTTTATCATATCCTCTCCGAATATTTCAGATAATCTGCCTTGCGTAACTCTTCTCAGTAAATCCATTTGCCACATTCTGTCTTGTGCAGAAATATATCCGGTAACTTTATATAAATCTTCTTCATTTTCGGCAAAAACATGAGGAACTCCGAAATTATCCCTGTAAACAGTAACTTCACTTTTTAAACCTTCAATTTTAACTTCTTCGTTATAATTTACTAATCCGGAACTTTTTATATTATTAATAAACATATATGCTGCAATTGCAACAATAAAAATAAACATGAATACAATAATTAAAATTTTTCTCCTCTTTTTCATGATTTTAAACTTTATGTAAATGAAAATATCATTCAAATATAAAAAAAAGCATTCTTTTTAACGAGAATGCTCTTAATTTTATTTTTTTTTAATAAAATTTACCGGGACTTTGCTTTTTTCATCGGGCAAGAACTAAATCCGAAAACTGTGTATAATCCGCAGAAACTTATAAGTGCCGTCATTAATGCAATACCTGCAACAACAAGGAATACAATTCCGAGAGTTCCTGTTACTACATCTGTAAAAAACAGAGTAACTAATATTGCCGCAATTATTATTCTTACAATTTTATCTATTTTTCCAACATTTCTTTTCATGATATTTTATTTTAATGTTATTTAATACCACAAAAATACGAGGCAATTATACCTTATCCGGTAACTTTTATCACAATCAGTTATTTTTCGGCAAATTATTTATTTTAAAGATTAATACAGAAAATTAATGAATTTATTTTAGATTTGTGTAGATATGTTAAAAATAAAAAATATTAAGCACACATGACAAATCAATCTTAACACACAAATTGTTAAATATTAACTAATTATAAAAAATTTAAACACATGAAAAAGTTATTCTTTCTGACAGCTATTCTGTTTTTATTTTCCGCATCGTTTGCACAAAAAGACAGCACCAAAACAGAAAAAGTAAAAACCGGTTTTAGTATGGGAGGTGTTCCCGTTGTTGCCTATGATGCAGATACGGGCTTTAAATACGGCGGTTTGGTAAACTTATATCATTACGGAGACGGTACTAATTATCCTAATTACAACCATTCTTTATATATGGAATGGTCAAGAACAACAAAAGGAAGCGGTATTAACAGATTAACCTATGATGCTTTAACTTTAATTCCGAAAACAAGAGTTACTTTGGATGTAGCTTATTTAACAGAGCAAGCTCTTAACTTTTACGGTTTTAACGGTTATGAATCTTTCTATAACGCAGATTTTGAAACTACAGACCATGCAGACTATATTTCAAGAATGTATTACAGGCATTCCAGAAAACTTTTTCTTACAACGCTTGATTTTCAGGGAGATATAACAGGCAAAGAACTAAGATGGCTTGCAGGTTTTGCACATTACAGAGCAACAATAGGAACAGTTGACATTGACAGGCTTAACGAAGGAAACACAGAAAACCTTTTGCCGGATACAGCCTCATTATACGACAAGTATGTTAATTGGGGAATTATTCCTGCCGACCAAGCAACCGGCGGTAATGTTACATATTTAAAAGCCGGTGTGGTATATGATACAAGAGATAATGAAGCAAATCCGAATAAAGGACTATGGTCAGAAGCTTTAATATTAAATGCTCCGGAATTTCTCGGCAATGACTACGGATATACAAAATTATTATTAACCCACAGACAGTATTTAACTTTAATTCCGGATAGATTATCATTTGCTTATCGTTTAAGTTATCAAACAAAAATTGCAGGAACAATGCCTTTTTACATGTTACCTTATGCAATTGATTCAAAAGCAACAAGAGACGGTCTCGGCGGTTCTAAAAACATAAGAGGAGTATTAAGAAACAGGGTTGTGGGTGACGGTGTAGCTTTCGGCAACTTTGAACTTCGTTCTAAATTTTTAAAAACTGTAATATTTAACCAAAACTTTTATCTCGGTTTAAATGCTTTTCTTGATATGGGAACGGTTACAAAACCCTATGAATTACCTGTTGATATAAATACATTAACTTCAGGACAACAAAATATATTAAATTATAATAATGAAGGTGTTCATATAAGTTACGGAGGCGGAATTCGATTTGTTATTAACAGTAACTTTATTATTGCTGTTGATTACGGAATGGCTGCAAAAAAAGATGACGGAACAAAAGGAATGTATATCGGGTTGAATTATTTATTTTAAAAATACACAATATTTTTGTGAATATTCCGGTTATTATATGCAAGAAACACTGCCTGCTTAAAAGGTAGTGTTTTTCTTAATTAACTTATTAATACAAATATTATTTATGAAATACCCTGATTTTTTCGATAAAGTAAAAACAATAAAAGTTAAAGATGAACTTTCCGGTTTTCTCGGAACATTTGAAGAAGGAATTATTGAATACTCTTACACAGAAATTGTTAAAGCAGCCGGGCACAGTTGCCCTACGGTTGCAGGTGCATATATTATGTGTGCAAAAGCACTTGAAAAATTGTATCCTGATAATCTTCCTATAAGAGGACAAATAAAAGTTGAATTTAAAAACTCAATTACCGAAGGCGTAACCGGGGTAATTTCAAATGTAATAAGCCATATAACCGGAGCAACGGCAAAAAGCGGTTTTAAAGGAATAGCCGGTAATTT
The window above is part of the Bacteroidales bacterium genome. Proteins encoded here:
- a CDS encoding DEAD/DEAH box helicase, producing MQNFEETGINSQIIKAIAELGFEKPTPIQELTIPHLLESNKDLVALAQTGTGKTAAFSLPILNQIDSETGKTQALILSPTRELCIQISNDIKAYSKYLKNIRIATIYGGASADKQIAELKKGCQIVVGTPGRVLDMVKRKKLKVNNISYLILDEADEMLDMGFKDELDAILETTPDDKQTLLFSATMPKEIAKIARKYMNDVEEIAVGDKNKGAENVNHQYYLTKAKDRFKALKRIIDSHPQIYSIVFCRTRRDTKEVADKLIESGYNAEALHGDLSQAQRDYVMNRFRTKHMQILVATDVAARGLDVESLTHVINYNIPEEPKIYIHRSGRTGRAGKTGISISLIHSRELFRLRNIEKTIGKKIVRKMIPGGKEICERQLFDQIDKIEKIEVDKAQIDPFMDVIYKKLEWLSREELIDRFVSVEFTRFLSYYKNAPDLNIDENAKDERDDKRGKRRQRDGDFSRFFINIGSKKKLSPTKLMGLINETTRKRDIQIGKIDIMDSFSFFEVDSSFEKEVLAAFTDYKYKGMNVTVELSKEKKSSGENRGGSKKRSYSKRKPDRRKRKR
- a CDS encoding prolipoprotein diacylglyceryl transferase gives rise to the protein MYPTLSEFLKDVFGIDIPLPVQSYGLFVAIAFLVGIWIMIKEMKRKEKQGLFTASEKKVFVGAPAKPKDLIISGIVGFIIGYKLLDIVLRYSLFVDNPGDFILSTDGNFIGGILGAGLSIFFTWRDKEKQKLDKPLWETKNVFPHELAGHILFIAGVVGLLGAKIFHNLENWDDLVADPIGALLTFSGLSFLGGLILGGVAIIWFLKKRKISVIHFADVAAIVLPLGYAIGRLGCQVAGDGCWGVYNEAFANPGTIPAAAYELGHVASFAPPEWLSFLPDWLFAYSYPHNINNEGILMANCTWEHCHALAAPVFPTPLYETTMMLIVFFILYKIRKKIKIPGMLFTIYFIFAGLERFLIEKIRVNNIYKIGNIEITQAELISSFMMIIGIAAVIYLLKNKEKMIAKFGNSAEV
- a CDS encoding helix-turn-helix domain-containing protein, whose translation is MTLGQKIKELRESTGMFQRQLAAILEIGDGFLSKVESDQKALKREHLKTISNTFNCSFSELEALWIGSKVYDIVKDEKEGMNALKVAEEQMKYEKK
- a CDS encoding site-specific DNA-methyltransferase is translated as MKYQLYKKDRKEVVPVKEVKLNKLARVKLNEIFEKRVELRIPSRFIEDWEEVALFHSKGDVERANAILFPKEKSAFALNNSLNDFTAKEWLPETITVFSQKGLGAGNKNAQIEKQHPAPFSFQDVGKLIQFFSKENDKVLDPFSGVASTVKACVFYNRVGYGIELNPKYHDLGLQRIELEIPDDFPLKNKQILINGNSQKEIKKFKKNQFDFIVTSPPYWDILETVDHKGKERIDNDLDHKYSEDNEDLANIEDYDKFLSTLTKFFNDCSKPLKPKKYMCVIVSDFRKKEKYYTFHADLANALEKKGNFVLKGIRILYQRHKSIYPYGYPFSFVPNMHHQNVLIFQNIKKDD
- a CDS encoding site-specific DNA-methyltransferase translates to MIEINKIHYGDCIKQMQKLENESIDLIIADPPYNLNKDFGNSSDNWNDVDGWIKWSKKWLDVAITKLKPTGSIFIYGIHHYLCHLHVYLYQKDLKYRRQIIWHYENSFSGYKNSPSANYEPILWFSKTDDYTYHQIREPYKSTERLKNKITKNGKVWTPHPDGKHAGDVWNIPVLAGNRFANEKVDHPTQKPLAICDRIIKHFSNENELVLIPFGGSGSECVSALKNNRNFIAFEKNRDYIKIANNRLKGLNINNQIEIEINMR
- a CDS encoding penicillin acylase family protein, which translates into the protein MKKRRKILIIVFMFIFIVAIAAYMFINNIKSSGLVNYNEEVKIEGLKSEVTVYRDNFGVPHVFAENEEDLYKVTGYISAQDRMWQMDLLRRVTQGRLSEIFGEDMIKSDVILRSLRMAEKSEMVLEEISPEMLKALENFADGVNQYIEDYNDNLSFEFRILGYKPEKWKPIHSLNLIGYMAWNLETGWGTESIIYKVRNKVSEAKFKELLPDLSLQKTQVYPDFELNEILVDTNLISSIRKINKIAPPVFRASNNWVVAGKKSTTGMPIFANDMHLGLMVPGIWSQIHQHVEGKLDVTGVILPGQPFVIAGHNADISWGMTNVMLDGADFYIEKINPDNKNQYKYDGEWKDMEVRKELINVKGEEKPVEKEIRFTHRGPIINEFKEIENNSISMHWIGNERSNELRAVYMLNRAKNWTEFRDAVSSFKSVSQNIAYADTKGNIGIQCCAGIPERKAPGYLFFPGDTSLYDWNSFVPFDSLPYIYNPECGYVFSANNRTTGNDSPYYISEWFDLPNRANRIEQMLTAKDKLSIDDFKKMQNDQHSVLTDDMKPVILKYVKNMKKLTSDEQKAFDLLKNWDNVYSKDEVAPLIFEEYYIIFSKNIMKDEMGDTLYEEFLKMDLLTNYLTDKVIKNEGSVWCDDVNTKETETLEDIIQKSFKELIPEFKEKYSKNITETKWGDIHKLALIQPLGKVKMLDFAFNLNRTLRAGGSYHTVSPYSYDFKDPYIANHGASHRHIYNTANYDESYSIIPTGVSGIPASKHYCDQTDMYINGEYHPDYISLKKIKKNAVYIAFFSEK
- a CDS encoding DUF2892 domain-containing protein; this translates as MKRNVGKIDKIVRIIIAAILVTLFFTDVVTGTLGIVFLVVAGIALMTALISFCGLYTVFGFSSCPMKKAKSR